Proteins from one Podarcis raffonei isolate rPodRaf1 chromosome 1, rPodRaf1.pri, whole genome shotgun sequence genomic window:
- the LOC128407593 gene encoding cytochrome P450 2C19-like: MEPLGTVTILMIICISCLVFLAVRSRTPENAKQLPPGPPPLPIVGNALQLKTNNLAQVLQEFGEKYGSVFTMYFGTERVVVLHGYDAVKEALIDRGDEFAARGSLPLADDVNKGLGIIFSNGEMWKQLRRFILTTLRNFGMGKKSIEERIQEEAQFLLEKFQDTQEKPLDPTFSLSCAISNVICAIIFGKRYDYNDKKFLSMLSLVNENFLVFSSPWGQLYNIFPSLMKCIPGPHHKVLKNNLALRQFVLEEVEEHKPTLDPSSPRDFIDCFLMKMDQEKGNSASHFTIENLTISTVDLFGAGTETTSTTLRYGFLILLKYPEIQEKVHEEIDRVIGRSRSPCIADHGEMPYTDAVIHEIQRFISIAPLSGPHAVLKDTPFRQYVIPKGTTIYPSLISVLHDSKEFPNPKEFDPGHFLHKDGTFRKSDYFMPFSAGKRICAGEGLARMEIFLFLTTILQNFTLKSIIDPKDIDLTPVLSGISNFPRPYQLCIVPR; this comes from the exons ATGGAGCCTCTAGGGACAGTGACGATTTTGATGATCATATGTATCTCTTGCCTTGTTTTCCTTGCAGTCAGGAGCAGAACGCCAgagaatgcaaagcagctgccacCTGGCCCACCTCCACTGCCCATCGTAGGGAACGCTCTGCAGTTGAAGACCAACAACCTGGCCCAGGTTCTCCAGGAG TTTGGTGAGAAGTATGGCTCTGTGTTCACAATGTATTTTGGAACAGAACGGGTTGTGGTGCTGCATGGCTATGATGCAGTGAAAGAAGCGCTGATCGACCGTGGAGATGAAtttgctgccaggggaagcctgcCATTAGCTGATGATGTCAACAAGGGATTAG GAATTATATTCAGCAATGGGGAGATGTGGAAGCAGCTCCGACGTTTTATCCTTACCACCCTGCGCAACTTTGGCATGGGAAAGAAAAGTATTGAGGAGAGGATCCAGGAGGAAGCACAGTTCCTGCTAGAAAAGTTCCAGGACACGCAGG aGAAGCCCTTGGATCCAACCTTCTCACTCAGTTGCGCCATCTCCAATGTCATTTGTGCAATTATCTTTGGGAAACGATACGATTATAATGACAAGAAGTTCCTATCCATGCTAAGCTTAGTAAATGAAAACTTTCTGGTTTTTAGCTCTCCTTGGGGACAG CTCTACAACATCTTTCCTTCTTTGATGAAATGCATCCCTGGGCCCCACCACAAAGTGCTGAAAAACAACTTGGCACTCAGACAGTTTGTTTTGGAGGAGGTTGAAGAACACAAGCCCACTCTGGACCCCAGCTCACCTCGGGATTTTATCGACTGCTTCCTTATGAAAATGGATCAG GAAAAAGGTAATAGTGCATCCCATTTCACCATTGAAAACTTGACCATAAGCACAGTTGACTTGTTTGGGGCTGGAACAGAGACCACCAGCACCACACTGCGATACGGGTTCCTGATCCTCCTCAAATACCCAGAGATACAAG AGAAAGTGCATGAAGAAATTGACCGAGTTATTGGCCGATCACGAAGTCCTTGCATTGCAGATCATGGGGAAATGCCTTACACAGATGCTGTCATCCATGAGATCCAGAGGTTCATCTCTATTGCCCCACTGAGCGGCCCTCATGCAGTACTCAAAGACACACCGTTCAGACAATATGTCATTCCAAAG GGCACTACCATATATCCTAGTCTGATATCTGTGCTACATGACAGCAAAGAATTTCCAAACCCCAAAGAATTTGACCCAGGACATTTCTTGCACAAAGATGGCACCTTCAGGAAGAGCGACTATTTCATGCCTTTCTCAGCAG GGAAGCGGATATGTGCGGGGGAAGGTCTGGCCCGTATGGAGATCTTCTTGTTCTTGACCACCATATTACAGAACTTCACTCTGAAGTCCATCATTGACCCCAAGGACATCGATCTGACACCGGTGTTGAGTGGCATAAGCAACTTCCCTCGGCCCTATCAGCTCTGCATTGTCCCTCGATGA